In Leptospira perdikensis, a single genomic region encodes these proteins:
- a CDS encoding SpoIIE family protein phosphatase → MSEYSFKPEILIIDDDTEICETLELIINGLGYFVRYFTNPLQGLEYFEGERNPIVFLDVNMPQTSGLDLLPKIKAYDAKTQVLMMTGEHDIQTVVSSLYHRASDFILKPFHTKSIEAAISRAFEYYNFLKDKESMDESIKRDLRLAAKIQTRTMNLPQIGHKIFSEIKPVSFVSGDFFQVLPLDEDRTLILMGDIEGHGVTSGLIAILMTTIHKELVRTTTVSPAELLSRLNRELCNEIGTHSMTAISIVVDHPKKKITYARGGHPFPLVFQKETRAPLILQDQSGQILGILKEMEFAENEIQVEEGDILFLYSDGLLASSTHPLVQTLIQLPGGATRVDNMKTEITNYIQYLETSSKASDDISYLLLEI, encoded by the coding sequence ATGTCCGAATATTCTTTTAAACCCGAGATTCTAATCATAGATGATGATACAGAGATCTGTGAAACTTTGGAACTCATCATCAATGGATTGGGATATTTTGTCCGTTACTTTACAAACCCTCTCCAAGGTTTGGAATACTTCGAAGGCGAAAGAAATCCAATTGTGTTTTTGGACGTCAATATGCCCCAAACTTCTGGGCTTGATCTTTTACCTAAAATCAAAGCTTATGATGCCAAAACCCAAGTCCTGATGATGACAGGGGAACATGACATACAAACGGTTGTTTCTTCACTTTACCACCGCGCTTCTGATTTTATCCTAAAACCTTTTCATACAAAGTCGATTGAAGCTGCAATTTCCAGAGCATTTGAATATTATAATTTTTTAAAAGATAAAGAATCGATGGATGAGTCGATCAAACGAGATCTTCGTCTTGCGGCCAAAATCCAAACACGAACCATGAATTTACCTCAAATTGGTCATAAGATTTTTTCTGAGATCAAACCTGTAAGTTTTGTATCTGGTGATTTTTTTCAAGTCCTTCCTTTGGATGAAGACCGCACCTTAATTTTGATGGGGGATATTGAAGGCCATGGTGTAACTTCAGGACTCATTGCCATTCTTATGACTACCATTCATAAAGAATTGGTGCGCACTACAACTGTGTCACCTGCTGAGTTACTTTCGCGTTTGAATCGGGAACTTTGTAATGAAATTGGTACTCATAGTATGACTGCTATTAGTATCGTAGTCGATCATCCAAAGAAAAAAATTACTTATGCAAGGGGAGGTCATCCTTTTCCCCTCGTTTTCCAAAAAGAAACTCGTGCCCCTTTGATTCTGCAAGACCAGTCTGGTCAAATTTTAGGTATCCTCAAAGAGATGGAATTTGCAGAAAATGAAATCCAAGTAGAAGAAGGAGATATTCTATTTTTATATTCGGATGGATTACTTGCTTCAAGCACCCATCCTTTAGTGCAAACTCTGATTCAACTTCCCGGTGGGGCAACTAGAGTAGAC